The genomic segment GGTGCCTGCTCGGCGCATCGATCTTTCCGGAGCCCCAACAAAATGAAGCGTTTGGTCCTTGCCCTTGTACTGTGCGCCCCGCTGCTCGCTGTTGCAGAAACGTCGGGCGACCTGTTCACCCGTGGCGATGCTGCCAACGGCGAGAAACTGGCGGGCACCTGCGCCGCATGTCACGGCCCGGCGGGCGTCAGCGGCAATCCCGAATGGCCGAGTCTGGCCCAGCAAAACGCGCAATACACCTACGAACAGCTCAAGGCTTTCAAAGAGGGCGTGCGCAACAACCCCCTGATGTCATCGCAGGCCGCCGGCCTGTCCGATCAGGACATGCGCGACCTGGCAGCCTATTTTGCCGAGCAAACCTACAAGCCCGGTGTCGCCAGTGAAGAGG from the Polycyclovorans algicola TG408 genome contains:
- a CDS encoding c-type cytochrome, with protein sequence MKRLVLALVLCAPLLAVAETSGDLFTRGDAANGEKLAGTCAACHGPAGVSGNPEWPSLAQQNAQYTYEQLKAFKEGVRNNPLMSSQAAGLSDQDMRDLAAYFAEQTYKPGVASEEAVAVAEPLYRAGDLERGIMGCAGCHAPNGVGNPATGYPKLAGQHATYSAQRLRAYRSGDGIDSANGKIMAAIAAKLTDEEIDALASYLNGLQIR